In a single window of the Acetivibrio clariflavus DSM 19732 genome:
- a CDS encoding FAD-dependent oxidoreductase — MNSNLDKNFNNPPQSYWMASVQQPEYPVLNDDIKADIAIVGGGFAGIATAYFLKKQGINAVILEADRILQGTTGHTTAKITSQHELIYSKLKKQMGEELTKQYADANETAIKIIEKIICENNIECDYTPQSAYVFTQDESYLEQIKDEVETASSLGIKAAYVEEIPFSIPIKGAVRFDDQAQFHPLKFLHPLAQKLYNDGVRIFEQSRVVDMEEHGNYILITNRGKKVTAEKVIIASHYPFYNKHGLYFGRLYTDRSYALAIKAKEKYPGGMYINIEEPARSLRIVKTDQGELIIVGGDHHKTGQGIDTTMHYEALKAFANRIFTVEDYPYRWSTQDCMTMDGVPYVGNYTSKTPNLYIATGFGKWGMTNSIAAAAILSDLIVKGDSPWKDVYNPSRQTIIASAKNFVVENLNVAKELIGGKISPAPASEDIKPGEGKIIEINGQKAGAYRDEQGTLHIVDTTCTHMGCELSWNSAEKTWDCPCHGSRFTYEGDIVEGPTVTPLKVHKDVNTIEKLLKDDF, encoded by the coding sequence ATGAATTCAAACTTGGATAAAAATTTCAATAATCCCCCTCAATCTTACTGGATGGCTTCAGTACAGCAGCCGGAATATCCTGTTTTAAACGATGATATAAAAGCCGATATTGCCATTGTCGGCGGCGGATTTGCAGGAATCGCTACCGCTTATTTTCTAAAAAAACAGGGCATCAATGCAGTAATACTCGAAGCAGACCGCATACTGCAAGGAACCACAGGGCACACCACTGCCAAAATAACTTCGCAGCATGAGCTGATTTACAGCAAATTAAAAAAGCAGATGGGTGAAGAACTGACCAAACAATACGCCGATGCAAATGAGACAGCCATTAAAATTATAGAAAAGATAATATGCGAAAACAATATTGAATGTGACTACACTCCCCAGTCGGCCTATGTGTTCACCCAGGATGAAAGCTATCTGGAACAAATAAAGGATGAAGTGGAGACAGCCTCTTCTTTAGGCATTAAAGCAGCCTATGTGGAGGAAATCCCCTTTTCAATACCTATTAAAGGGGCAGTGCGTTTTGACGATCAGGCTCAGTTTCATCCTCTTAAATTTCTGCACCCTCTTGCTCAAAAGCTATATAACGACGGTGTCCGAATTTTTGAACAGAGCAGGGTTGTGGATATGGAAGAGCACGGTAATTACATCTTAATTACAAATCGAGGAAAGAAAGTGACCGCCGAAAAAGTAATAATTGCTTCCCACTACCCCTTTTACAACAAACACGGGCTGTACTTCGGCAGATTATATACCGACCGGTCTTATGCTTTGGCAATCAAAGCAAAAGAAAAGTATCCCGGCGGGATGTATATAAATATTGAAGAACCTGCCCGGTCACTGCGAATTGTTAAGACCGACCAGGGCGAGTTGATTATCGTAGGAGGTGATCATCACAAAACCGGACAGGGCATAGATACAACAATGCACTATGAAGCGCTCAAAGCCTTCGCCAATAGAATTTTTACAGTTGAAGATTATCCTTACCGCTGGTCTACCCAGGACTGCATGACTATGGATGGCGTACCTTATGTGGGAAATTATACATCCAAAACCCCAAACCTGTATATTGCCACAGGTTTCGGAAAATGGGGCATGACAAACTCTATTGCAGCAGCTGCTATTTTAAGCGACCTGATTGTAAAAGGCGACAGCCCCTGGAAAGATGTATATAACCCATCCAGGCAGACAATAATTGCTTCTGCCAAAAACTTCGTTGTTGAAAATCTGAATGTGGCAAAAGAGCTGATAGGCGGTAAAATTTCACCAGCACCTGCCAGTGAAGATATCAAGCCCGGCGAAGGAAAAATAATTGAGATAAACGGGCAAAAAGCCGGTGCTTACAGGGATGAACAGGGTACACTGCACATAGTGGATACAACATGTACCCATATGGGTTGTGAATTAAGCTGGAACTCTGCCGAAAAAACCTGGGACTGCCCCTGCCACGGTTCAAGATTTACCTATGAAGGCGATATAGTCGAAGGCCCTACCGTAACTCCTTTAAAAGTCCATAAAGATGTAAACACCATTGAAAAATTGCTAAAAGACGATTTTTAA
- a CDS encoding HDIG domain-containing metalloprotein, with amino-acid sequence MISKTEVFKDIENHLLYDDKPSSYLNDISNSELFKEYPLNWLRDMKYTMQSPKHHPEGSVWNHTMLVVDEAAKEKHKSKNKRVFMWAALLHDIGKPGTTKVRNGRITSYDHDKLGAKMTEKFLEEFSQDREFIEAVSNLVRWHMHILFVLKGLPFGDIEGMKKHTDLEELALLGLCDRMGRTGADRDEEMKNIDLFLDKVISKV; translated from the coding sequence ATGATCTCAAAAACAGAAGTGTTTAAAGATATTGAAAATCATTTGCTGTATGATGACAAACCATCCTCATATTTAAACGATATATCTAATAGTGAACTATTTAAAGAGTATCCTTTAAATTGGCTTAGAGATATGAAATATACAATGCAGTCACCGAAGCATCATCCGGAAGGAAGCGTATGGAATCACACCATGCTGGTTGTGGATGAAGCAGCAAAGGAAAAACATAAAAGTAAAAATAAGCGTGTATTTATGTGGGCTGCATTGCTTCATGATATAGGAAAGCCGGGTACGACAAAAGTAAGAAACGGAAGGATAACTTCCTATGACCATGACAAGCTTGGCGCAAAAATGACTGAAAAATTCCTGGAGGAATTTTCTCAGGACAGGGAATTTATTGAGGCAGTATCTAATCTTGTAAGATGGCATATGCATATTCTGTTTGTATTAAAGGGCTTGCCTTTTGGAGACATTGAAGGGATGAAAAAGCATACCGATTTGGAAGAACTGGCATTATTGGGGTTGTGTGACCGAATGGGAAGAACCGGGGCAGATCGGGATGAAGAGATGAAAAATATTGATTTGTTCCTGGATAAGGTAATTTCTAAGGTATAG
- a CDS encoding CPC_1213 family protein: MGAENKRKSTKNRKKEDGSFRSKNIKHDKGESARAVFGINPENTDHDLKNRSV; encoded by the coding sequence ATGGGAGCTGAAAACAAGAGGAAAAGTACAAAAAATCGCAAGAAAGAGGATGGCAGTTTTCGGTCTAAAAATATCAAACATGACAAGGGAGAAAGCGCAAGGGCTGTTTTTGGGATAAATCCTGAGAATACCGACCATGATCTCAAAAACAGAAGTGTTTAA
- a CDS encoding chemotaxis protein CheX, producing MKAEYVNSFYAATKNVFQLLVDIEPKRGDLKVVDSLSNDKDANVELGVKGDIKGKVLFSFPKNMTLEMVKIMSGMEMDKIDNFASSALGEIANIIGGNAMTLLSENNYTCDIEPPQIYIGDYKAVSENDEKALMMSLMTPIGEFDITISLKEKK from the coding sequence ATGAAAGCAGAGTATGTAAATTCCTTTTATGCTGCCACTAAAAACGTATTTCAATTACTGGTTGACATAGAGCCTAAAAGAGGCGATTTGAAAGTGGTGGATAGTTTATCCAATGATAAGGATGCCAATGTTGAACTTGGTGTAAAAGGAGACATAAAGGGTAAAGTCCTGTTTAGTTTCCCAAAAAATATGACTTTGGAAATGGTTAAAATTATGTCCGGTATGGAAATGGATAAAATCGACAACTTTGCTTCTTCAGCCCTTGGAGAAATAGCCAATATTATCGGTGGAAATGCCATGACTCTTTTGTCGGAGAACAATTATACCTGTGATATTGAACCGCCTCAGATATATATTGGCGATTACAAAGCGGTGTCTGAAAATGATGAAAAAGCTTTGATGATGTCTTTAATGACTCCAATCGGAGAGTTTGACATAACCATTTCCTTAAAAGAGAAAAAATAG
- the cas4 gene encoding CRISPR-associated protein Cas4, whose protein sequence is MKLSQNFFNENQYYITPSDIIEFLYCKRFAYYMKCLGISQNEEKRFKVMMGRQLHEKRESENRDYLRKKIGSCGKRIGVNLVSEKYGIKGNADEIHELEDGTMAPLDYKYAKYEERLFKTYKNQMVLYALMIEEVYGKPVNKGYLVYCREGNRLVEIEITKEDKDRVLEYLDEYRRVLEGYYPQAAKEKSKCTDCCYRNICTKC, encoded by the coding sequence ATGAAATTATCTCAAAATTTTTTTAATGAGAATCAATATTATATAACACCTTCCGATATAATTGAATTCTTGTATTGCAAAAGGTTTGCATATTATATGAAATGCCTTGGAATAAGCCAAAATGAGGAAAAGCGTTTTAAAGTTATGATGGGCAGGCAGCTCCATGAGAAGAGAGAAAGTGAGAACAGAGATTACCTTCGTAAAAAGATTGGTTCCTGCGGTAAAAGGATTGGTGTCAATTTAGTTTCCGAAAAGTACGGGATAAAAGGCAATGCAGATGAGATTCATGAGCTTGAAGACGGGACAATGGCTCCTTTGGATTATAAATATGCGAAGTACGAGGAAAGGCTTTTTAAAACCTATAAAAATCAAATGGTTTTGTATGCGTTGATGATTGAAGAAGTGTATGGCAAACCGGTTAACAAAGGCTATTTGGTTTACTGCAGAGAGGGAAACCGGTTGGTTGAGATTGAAATAACGAAAGAGGATAAAGATAGAGTTTTGGAATACCTGGATGAATATCGCAGAGTTTTGGAAGGGTATTATCCGCAAGCTGCAAAAGAAAAAAGCAAGTGTACTGACTGTTGTTACAGAAATATATGTACAAAGTGTTAA
- the cas2 gene encoding CRISPR-associated endonuclease Cas2, translating to MLTWVIYDIASTKTRNSIIRKCKNVGLYRVQKSVFLGDLEDNKFDELKLELDSIIDKDKDSVYVFPMSKAELNKAGLLGQAFDKELVTDEIISKFF from the coding sequence GTGCTGACATGGGTTATATATGACATTGCTTCAACCAAAACAAGGAATAGTATAATTAGAAAATGCAAAAATGTCGGGCTTTATCGCGTCCAAAAGAGCGTATTTTTAGGAGATTTGGAGGACAATAAATTTGATGAGTTGAAGTTGGAACTCGATAGCATCATTGATAAAGATAAGGATTCGGTATATGTATTTCCGATGAGCAAAGCTGAGTTGAACAAGGCTGGTTTATTGGGGCAGGCCTTTGACAAGGAGCTGGTTACTGATGAAATTATCTCAAAATTTTTTTAA
- the cas1 gene encoding CRISPR-associated endonuclease Cas1 yields MKLVLNTPGLYLCRRGECFQIQDNNEKKEIAAAKVDQIMITTHAAMTTDAIELALENNIDIIFLKSTGQPMGRVWHSKLGSISTIRRKQLFLQDSPFGLLLIKEWLVEKMDNQIKLLNKLAANRRDEERRKIIKDALEKIQKQKENIQAIPSNETVENVRGLILGYEGTAGRVYFETLGKLIPEKYYFEKRSRNPALDPFNCMLNYSYGILYSSVEKACIIAGLDPYIGIMHTDNYNKKALVFDLVEMYRGYMDEIVFRLFSTKKVEDEFFDRVEEGYYLNKEGKKLLIGEYNKELEVKMNYRGRCIEFANIIQYDCHQIANRILKEEIKC; encoded by the coding sequence ATGAAGCTGGTGCTTAACACACCGGGCCTTTATCTTTGCAGGCGGGGAGAGTGCTTTCAAATCCAGGACAATAATGAGAAGAAAGAAATCGCTGCTGCAAAAGTGGATCAGATTATGATTACAACTCATGCTGCTATGACCACTGATGCAATTGAACTGGCCCTGGAGAATAACATAGATATAATATTCCTGAAAAGTACCGGTCAACCGATGGGAAGGGTATGGCATTCAAAACTTGGAAGTATAAGTACCATAAGGAGAAAACAGTTATTTCTTCAGGATAGTCCGTTTGGGTTGTTACTTATAAAAGAATGGCTGGTTGAAAAAATGGATAACCAGATAAAATTGCTTAATAAATTGGCAGCAAACCGTCGTGATGAAGAACGTCGTAAAATAATAAAAGATGCTTTGGAAAAGATTCAGAAGCAAAAGGAAAATATACAAGCGATCCCTTCAAATGAAACAGTGGAAAACGTCAGAGGATTGATTCTCGGATATGAGGGAACTGCCGGTAGAGTATATTTTGAAACACTCGGAAAACTTATACCGGAAAAATATTATTTTGAGAAGAGAAGCCGAAATCCTGCCTTAGATCCATTCAATTGTATGTTGAATTATTCCTATGGTATTTTGTATTCCAGTGTGGAAAAAGCATGCATTATAGCAGGCTTAGACCCCTATATAGGTATAATGCATACTGATAATTACAACAAAAAGGCATTGGTTTTTGATCTTGTTGAGATGTATAGGGGATATATGGATGAGATTGTATTCCGACTGTTTAGTACCAAAAAAGTGGAAGATGAATTCTTTGACAGGGTTGAAGAGGGATATTATCTCAATAAAGAAGGAAAGAAATTGTTAATAGGCGAGTATAACAAAGAGTTGGAAGTTAAAATGAATTACCGGGGAAGATGTATCGAGTTTGCAAACATAATTCAATATGATTGCCATCAGATAGCTAACAGGATTCTGAAGGAGGAGATAAAGTGCTGA
- a CDS encoding TIGR02710 family CRISPR-associated CARF protein: MNDIYIKMKEKRDMWYAMDRSNNERRILAEQYYKKELMPLIIEYFIQENAKKVTGNCDAMVLTLGTSYEPLVLSIAVLKPEKVLILYTDKSHHLLDEVIEFTKLKPSQYIATDVDAENPLQLYQKIKDIYEKWGRPKNIYVDFTGGTKSMAAGCAMAGSAIGAKLIYVGGNFLPDLRKPEPGSEKLCYIDDPYSVFGDLEGEQAISLFNNMDYVSAYRIFKELEQRVPGTKAKEYSALKYISKAYNAWDSLDISKASENLSRCCEIIETEGKLEKGFTLSSHIEKLKKQLEVIKVLEKIHCSEEATKDKSIIFNNIGYLIANLYQNAMRREKQEKYEMASLLLYRILEIVEQKRLWNYGIDTSNADFTKLCEDESILLENANKIIRKIKGLNEWKQLDRKISLLAGYIILAAVGDEIMKTKKPGKETDSINRLRSKVDVRNNSIFAHGYEFISKEKYMEFKKVVEDYIDLLCSIDCINKEEIFSICKFINL; this comes from the coding sequence ATGAATGATATTTATATAAAAATGAAAGAAAAGAGAGATATGTGGTATGCAATGGACAGAAGCAACAATGAACGAAGAATACTTGCAGAACAGTATTACAAAAAGGAATTAATGCCGCTTATTATTGAGTATTTCATTCAGGAAAATGCTAAAAAGGTTACTGGAAATTGCGATGCAATGGTGCTTACCCTTGGGACGTCATATGAACCGTTGGTATTATCCATTGCAGTATTAAAACCTGAAAAAGTACTGATTTTATATACCGATAAGTCTCATCATCTTCTGGATGAAGTAATAGAATTTACGAAGTTAAAACCAAGTCAATATATAGCAACTGATGTGGATGCGGAAAATCCGTTGCAGTTATATCAAAAAATAAAAGATATTTATGAAAAATGGGGAAGGCCAAAGAATATTTATGTTGATTTTACTGGTGGAACAAAATCCATGGCTGCCGGATGTGCAATGGCAGGTTCTGCTATAGGCGCAAAACTAATCTATGTTGGTGGAAATTTTCTTCCGGATCTCAGAAAACCTGAACCTGGAAGTGAAAAACTGTGTTATATTGACGATCCTTATTCTGTTTTTGGGGACTTAGAAGGAGAACAGGCTATATCGCTATTTAACAATATGGATTATGTCTCAGCATATAGAATATTTAAAGAACTTGAACAGAGAGTTCCAGGGACAAAAGCAAAGGAATATAGTGCATTAAAATACATATCAAAAGCTTATAATGCTTGGGACAGCCTTGATATAAGCAAAGCATCTGAAAATTTGTCTAGGTGTTGTGAAATAATTGAAACAGAAGGAAAATTGGAGAAGGGTTTTACTCTAAGTTCACATATTGAAAAGTTAAAAAAACAGTTAGAAGTCATCAAAGTATTGGAAAAAATTCATTGTAGTGAAGAAGCAACTAAGGATAAAAGTATAATATTTAACAATATAGGTTATTTGATTGCAAATTTGTATCAAAACGCAATGAGAAGAGAAAAACAGGAAAAATATGAGATGGCCTCTCTGCTTTTATACCGCATTCTTGAAATTGTAGAACAGAAAAGATTGTGGAATTATGGTATTGATACATCGAATGCTGATTTTACTAAATTATGTGAAGATGAAAGTATTCTACTTGAAAATGCCAATAAAATCATAAGAAAGATAAAAGGGTTAAATGAGTGGAAACAATTGGATAGAAAAATAAGTCTTTTGGCAGGATATATAATACTTGCGGCAGTTGGGGATGAGATAATGAAAACAAAAAAGCCGGGAAAAGAAACTGATAGTATAAATAGATTAAGAAGTAAGGTTGATGTAAGAAATAATAGTATTTTTGCTCATGGTTACGAGTTTATAAGTAAAGAAAAGTATATGGAGTTTAAAAAAGTGGTTGAAGATTACATAGATTTACTATGTTCTATTGATTGTATAAATAAGGAGGAAATATTCTCAATTTGTAAGTTTATCAATCTCTAG
- the csx2 gene encoding TIGR02221 family CRISPR-associated protein, which yields MAKKLFAFLGIGDYKSVEYYFQNKNEGYKTEYIQEAITKLLDEQDLNVTVFVTEEARKKHWEPESNIGLKSKLEKLNINCKAVDIPDGKANNDVWKIFLNVYNEIDINDEIYVDVTHSLRNIPIIFMSVLNYAKVAKNCIIKGIFYGAYEAKENDRAHIYDLTLFDQIGEWSSGVEQLLMTGECEMFCSTVEKTLGPLLREAKGTDELIKLVKKCSKLIKEFYTDLKLVRGKSVLEDGRKLYQVLCEIKALNTEKHITIQPFFHILEQVENQVAFFQNENLIENILECVKLCKKFGQYQQAYTFLRENIINYVCINTGLDWEKEDPDRLIAEELIGKLYAKNIKKLQIEIVGDIKTILENRGNFISDDTIELFGELIEFRNDLDHAQFRMVNPSKDKFACKLDSFIERFEKYYIS from the coding sequence ATGGCTAAAAAACTTTTTGCGTTTTTGGGAATTGGAGATTATAAAAGTGTAGAGTATTATTTTCAAAATAAAAACGAAGGATATAAAACAGAGTATATACAAGAAGCTATTACTAAATTATTGGATGAACAAGATTTAAATGTTACAGTATTTGTGACAGAAGAAGCACGAAAGAAGCATTGGGAACCTGAAAGTAATATTGGCCTTAAAAGTAAATTGGAAAAATTAAACATTAATTGCAAAGCAGTTGATATACCTGATGGGAAAGCAAATAATGATGTGTGGAAAATTTTTTTAAATGTATATAACGAGATTGATATAAATGATGAAATATATGTTGATGTGACGCACTCTCTTAGAAATATACCAATAATATTTATGTCTGTTTTAAATTATGCAAAGGTTGCAAAAAACTGTATTATTAAAGGAATATTTTATGGCGCGTATGAAGCTAAAGAAAATGATAGAGCACATATATATGATTTGACATTGTTTGATCAGATTGGAGAATGGAGTTCGGGAGTTGAACAATTGCTTATGACGGGTGAATGTGAGATGTTCTGTTCCACTGTTGAAAAAACTTTAGGTCCTTTATTAAGGGAAGCAAAAGGAACAGATGAGTTAATTAAACTTGTAAAAAAATGTTCAAAACTTATAAAAGAATTTTATACAGATTTGAAACTTGTGAGAGGAAAATCAGTTTTAGAAGACGGTAGAAAGTTGTATCAAGTTTTGTGTGAAATTAAAGCGTTAAATACAGAAAAGCATATTACTATACAACCGTTTTTTCATATACTGGAACAAGTTGAGAATCAGGTAGCTTTCTTTCAAAATGAAAATCTGATAGAAAATATATTAGAATGTGTTAAACTATGTAAAAAATTTGGTCAATATCAACAAGCCTATACATTTTTAAGAGAAAATATAATCAATTATGTTTGTATAAATACAGGTCTTGATTGGGAAAAGGAAGATCCCGATAGATTAATTGCAGAAGAATTAATTGGTAAATTATACGCTAAAAACATAAAGAAACTTCAAATTGAGATCGTTGGAGATATAAAAACTATACTGGAAAACAGGGGAAATTTCATTTCTGATGATACAATTGAGTTGTTTGGAGAGTTAATTGAATTTAGAAATGATCTTGATCATGCGCAATTTAGAATGGTTAACCCTTCTAAAGATAAATTTGCATGCAAACTTGATTCGTTTATTGAGAGATTTGAAAAATATTACATATCTTAA
- a CDS encoding TIGR03986 family type III CRISPR-associated RAMP protein has protein sequence MGNNENVVYKSKAPYNFIELEDFILDKCREEELLMHERYHDGLKTGCIQYEIKVITPLHISAGKKEFGKEKEDSEEDNSREEELFKNPLGQYVIPGNTIRGLARYNASIFSFASVINEPKRKKDIENKRFFYRTFASKDANIRKWYSDTLGMKPGQRGSFRYTVLQKVQAGYIRKRGEEYVITPAVKIGNKNVDDESRMKSYMPIHEWELRNLNVQGVYYLYNDNLKKEDYKSDSTLRENRNSQYRPYFIEVRYNVAEGKPKIDINGKFKGMLANSNYINSKRHHYLIFEEDKNSAEIVVSKKLAELYTDDLKYTQERNAASKEIYKEYYELPKEGEVKPVFFVKEGDRLIFGFTPYLRIPAEGDIYDGIPEAHKNYTGTDFIDAMFGWKDFRTKLSFLDAVCESPNPEITKEYEMMLAEPKPSWYKGYLKQRKDTLESYSTEGYEIRGRKFYWMKESLDIQGMEEQEKKERLVTRMKCYAENTKFIGKVKFENLTDEELGLLIYSLKQGDTEGYFNMGKGKPYGFGKCRIRILGLFIEDIKEKYTSFNANYLKEEKTDKYVETFKKYIIEHYRIKVSNVKEIISYREFELSKKVLKNSETRYMKVGEFAKRAELPTLEDAVRETGNVISTKMKGITQKNGNHEVKRDKRKNHNESNKQHNKKGYYNNTKSLNLNTEAFNILKNYKFENDE, from the coding sequence ATGGGCAATAATGAAAATGTTGTGTATAAATCGAAAGCGCCATATAACTTTATTGAATTGGAAGACTTCATTTTGGATAAATGTAGAGAAGAAGAACTATTAATGCATGAAAGGTATCATGATGGATTGAAGACAGGATGTATTCAGTATGAAATCAAGGTAATAACACCTCTTCATATTTCTGCAGGCAAAAAAGAATTTGGTAAAGAGAAAGAAGATAGTGAGGAAGATAATTCAAGAGAAGAAGAACTCTTTAAAAATCCTCTTGGGCAATATGTTATTCCGGGAAATACAATTCGCGGTCTCGCAAGGTACAATGCTTCCATATTTTCTTTTGCGTCAGTGATAAATGAGCCAAAAAGAAAGAAAGATATTGAGAACAAAAGATTTTTTTACAGAACTTTTGCATCCAAAGATGCAAATATTAGAAAGTGGTATTCTGATACTTTGGGAATGAAGCCGGGTCAAAGGGGAAGTTTCAGGTACACTGTTCTTCAAAAAGTTCAGGCCGGTTACATACGTAAAAGGGGAGAGGAATATGTTATTACTCCTGCAGTTAAGATAGGAAACAAAAATGTGGACGATGAAAGCAGAATGAAATCGTATATGCCAATACATGAGTGGGAACTAAGAAATTTAAACGTTCAAGGGGTATATTATTTATACAATGACAATCTCAAAAAAGAAGATTACAAAAGTGATTCGACTTTAAGAGAAAACCGTAACAGTCAGTACAGACCATACTTTATAGAAGTAAGATATAATGTTGCGGAGGGAAAACCTAAAATTGATATTAACGGAAAGTTCAAAGGTATGCTTGCCAATTCAAATTATATAAATAGCAAGAGGCACCACTATTTAATATTTGAGGAAGATAAAAACAGTGCTGAAATAGTTGTATCAAAAAAATTGGCAGAACTTTACACAGATGATTTGAAGTACACGCAAGAGCGCAATGCTGCAAGCAAAGAGATTTATAAAGAATATTATGAACTTCCCAAAGAAGGAGAAGTAAAACCGGTTTTCTTTGTAAAAGAAGGTGACAGGCTTATTTTTGGTTTTACTCCGTATCTGAGGATTCCAGCCGAAGGAGATATATATGACGGAATACCGGAGGCTCACAAAAATTATACCGGAACAGATTTCATTGATGCGATGTTTGGATGGAAAGATTTTAGAACGAAGCTTTCGTTTTTGGATGCTGTTTGTGAAAGTCCAAATCCTGAAATAACAAAAGAGTATGAAATGATGTTGGCGGAGCCAAAACCGTCATGGTATAAAGGTTATTTAAAACAAAGAAAAGACACTTTGGAATCGTATAGCACAGAAGGGTACGAAATAAGAGGACGGAAGTTTTACTGGATGAAAGAAAGTCTTGATATTCAAGGAATGGAAGAACAGGAAAAGAAAGAAAGACTTGTTACAAGGATGAAGTGCTATGCAGAAAATACTAAATTTATAGGAAAAGTTAAATTTGAAAATTTGACAGATGAGGAATTGGGACTTTTGATATACTCATTAAAACAAGGAGACACTGAAGGATACTTTAACATGGGTAAAGGAAAGCCTTATGGATTCGGTAAATGCAGGATACGGATTTTGGGACTTTTTATAGAAGATATAAAAGAAAAGTACACTTCTTTTAATGCTAATTATCTCAAGGAAGAAAAGACAGACAAGTATGTGGAAACTTTCAAGAAATACATAATCGAACATTACAGAATAAAGGTGAGCAATGTAAAAGAAATTATAAGTTACAGGGAGTTTGAACTTAGTAAAAAGGTTTTGAAAAATTCAGAGACTAGATATATGAAGGTAGGAGAGTTCGCAAAGAGGGCTGAGTTGCCTACATTGGAAGATGCTGTCCGTGAAACGGGAAATGTAATATCTACAAAAATGAAAGGAATAACGCAGAAAAATGGTAATCATGAGGTAAAACGTGACAAGCGGAAGAACCATAATGAATCAAATAAACAGCATAATAAAAAAGGTTATTACAATAATACAAAATCATTAAATCTAAATACTGAAGCTTTTAATATACTTAAAAATTATAAATTTGAAAATGATGAATAA